A window of the Acidovorax sp. YS12 genome harbors these coding sequences:
- a CDS encoding class I SAM-dependent methyltransferase, giving the protein MTHPLLTDELDLIAQLLPAPGPRIIELGCGAARMARQMLQRWPGLDYLGLEVDAIQHQRNLQAPAPGMRFEAAGAQAIPCPDGVFDLALMLKSLHHVPLDAMDQALAETARVLRPGGHLYVSEPVYDGALNEVVRLYNDEGTVRAAAQAALDRTLAAPGSPWVEAARRRFDMPVRFQDFAEFERRMMRPTFTDHRITPEILERVAAAFAPHCTAQGAHFVRPMLVRLLRRAG; this is encoded by the coding sequence ATGACCCATCCCCTCCTCACCGACGAACTCGACCTCATCGCCCAGCTCCTGCCCGCGCCCGGCCCGCGCATCATCGAGCTGGGCTGCGGCGCCGCGCGCATGGCGCGGCAGATGCTGCAGCGCTGGCCCGGGCTGGACTACCTGGGCCTGGAGGTGGATGCCATCCAGCACCAGCGCAACCTGCAGGCGCCCGCGCCCGGCATGCGCTTCGAGGCGGCGGGGGCGCAGGCGATTCCGTGCCCCGACGGCGTCTTCGACCTGGCGCTGATGCTCAAGTCGCTGCACCACGTACCGCTGGACGCCATGGACCAGGCCCTGGCCGAAACCGCGCGCGTGCTGCGCCCGGGCGGGCATTTGTACGTGTCGGAGCCGGTGTACGACGGCGCACTGAACGAGGTGGTGCGCCTGTACAACGACGAAGGCACGGTGCGCGCCGCCGCGCAGGCGGCGCTGGACCGCACGCTGGCCGCACCGGGCAGCCCGTGGGTGGAGGCGGCGCGGCGGCGCTTCGACATGCCGGTGCGCTTCCAGGACTTCGCCGAGTTCGAGCGGCGCATGATGCGCCCCACTTTTACCGACCACCGCATCACGCCCGAGATCCTGGAGCGCGTGGCGGCGGCCTTCGCGCCGCACTGCACGGCGCAGGGCGCGCATTTCGTGCGGCCCATGCTGGTACGGCTGCTGCGGCGCGCAGGTTGA
- a CDS encoding helix-turn-helix transcriptional regulator, whose amino-acid sequence MPLSPPPAPQPLSALPLAAALGRRVKECRHQAGKSQETLAFEACVDRTYISSVERGAANPSVETLANICHALGITLGELFAPLDDVPLAPTGMRRANAARPPEIVRRRLR is encoded by the coding sequence ATGCCGCTCTCGCCCCCGCCCGCCCCTCAACCGCTCAGCGCATTGCCACTCGCGGCGGCTCTGGGCCGCAGGGTGAAGGAGTGCCGCCACCAGGCGGGCAAGTCGCAGGAGACGCTGGCCTTCGAGGCGTGCGTTGACCGCACCTATATCTCGTCGGTGGAGCGTGGCGCTGCCAACCCCTCTGTGGAGACCTTGGCCAACATTTGTCATGCCCTGGGCATCACGCTCGGCGAGTTGTTTGCGCCGCTCGATGACGTGCCGCTCGCGCCCACGGGCATGCGCCGCGCCAATGCGGCGCGGCCGCCGGAAATCGTGCGTCGCCGCCTGCGCTGA
- the cobD gene encoding cobalamin biosynthesis protein CobD encodes MWFEGFESGAWAAVAVLACVPPLALAIDVLWGEPPAPVHPVVWMGRALGWCGERVAPLSPQARDYKHFWLGAVAWCALAAIVFIVSWGLERLALQLPVPLAALALALCLKPLLAWRMLRDEVLAVEAALAQSLPAGRERLSWLVSRDVRQLNAVQVRESAIESLAENLSDSVVAPVFWFVLLGLPGAALYRFANTADAMWGYTGPRGGRYWLWAGKWAARADDALSWLPARLTALLLALAARRWPAGLAREARKTPSPNSGWPMAAMALLLGVRLAKPGVYALHPRGRRVGPLDTRRAAALGGLAVLLLAPLSVLLALLVRAVA; translated from the coding sequence ATGTGGTTTGAAGGATTCGAGAGCGGCGCCTGGGCCGCCGTGGCCGTGCTGGCCTGCGTGCCGCCGCTGGCCCTGGCCATCGACGTGCTGTGGGGCGAGCCGCCCGCGCCCGTGCACCCCGTGGTGTGGATGGGGCGCGCGCTGGGTTGGTGCGGCGAGCGCGTCGCGCCACTGTCTCCGCAGGCGCGCGATTACAAGCATTTTTGGCTTGGAGCCGTTGCCTGGTGCGCGCTGGCTGCTATCGTTTTCATAGTCTCCTGGGGCCTTGAGCGGCTGGCGCTGCAACTGCCCGTGCCGCTGGCGGCGCTGGCGCTGGCGTTGTGCCTGAAGCCGCTGCTGGCCTGGCGCATGCTGCGCGATGAGGTGCTGGCCGTCGAGGCGGCGTTGGCGCAATCGCTGCCCGCCGGGCGCGAGCGCCTGTCGTGGCTGGTGAGCCGCGACGTGCGGCAGCTCAATGCCGTGCAGGTGCGCGAGTCGGCCATCGAGTCGCTGGCCGAAAACCTCAGCGACTCGGTGGTCGCGCCCGTGTTCTGGTTCGTGCTGCTCGGGCTGCCGGGCGCGGCGCTGTACCGCTTCGCCAACACGGCGGACGCGATGTGGGGCTACACCGGCCCGCGGGGCGGGCGCTACTGGCTGTGGGCGGGCAAATGGGCGGCGCGCGCGGACGATGCGCTCTCGTGGCTGCCCGCGCGCCTCACGGCGCTGCTGCTGGCGCTGGCGGCGCGGCGCTGGCCCGCCGGCCTGGCGCGCGAGGCGCGCAAGACCCCGTCGCCCAACAGCGGCTGGCCCATGGCGGCGATGGCGCTGCTGCTCGGCGTGCGCTTGGCCAAGCCGGGCGTGTATGCGCTGCACCCGCGCGGGCGCCGGGTCGGGCCGCTGGACACGCGGCGCGCGGCCGCGCTGGGGGGGCTGGCGGTGCTGCTGCTCGCGCCGCTGTCCGTGCTCCTGGCGCTGTTGGTGAGGGCCGTGGCGTGA
- a CDS encoding aminotransferase, with amino-acid sequence MNAVHGGPDALGVPLYDFSTNANACGPCPQARAALRAADRRRYPDPAYTALCAQLAAFHGVAPQRIVVAASASEFIHRITAFAARAGLRHAVLPAHGYGDYARAAAVWGLAELGAADGGAAPPALHWACEPASPLGTADAALARWAGEGAAPGALRVLDCAYAPLRLEGAATMPPPGVWQMWTPNKALGLTGVRAAYAIAPDAAQAAAVQALAPSWPLGADGVALLGTWTGEGAQAWLARSLATLRAWKAAQLRLCAALGWAVVPGSQANYFTARLPLAVADVAPALQALRAQGVKLRDCASFGLPGHVRLGVLGPGAQRALRSAWMLLIV; translated from the coding sequence GTGAACGCGGTGCATGGCGGGCCGGACGCACTGGGCGTGCCGTTGTACGACTTCTCCACCAACGCCAACGCCTGCGGCCCCTGCCCGCAGGCGCGCGCGGCGCTGCGCGCGGCCGACCGCCGCCGCTACCCCGACCCGGCCTACACCGCGCTGTGCGCGCAACTGGCGGCGTTCCACGGCGTGGCGCCGCAGCGCATCGTGGTCGCGGCCAGCGCGAGCGAGTTCATCCACCGCATCACCGCCTTCGCGGCGCGCGCCGGGCTGCGCCATGCGGTGCTGCCCGCGCACGGCTACGGCGACTACGCGCGCGCCGCCGCCGTGTGGGGGCTGGCCGAGTTGGGCGCGGCCGACGGCGGTGCGGCGCCGCCCGCGCTGCACTGGGCCTGCGAGCCCGCGAGCCCGCTGGGCACGGCGGACGCGGCCCTGGCGCGCTGGGCGGGCGAGGGCGCGGCGCCGGGCGCGCTGCGCGTGCTCGACTGCGCCTACGCGCCGCTGCGCCTGGAAGGCGCCGCCACCATGCCGCCGCCCGGCGTCTGGCAGATGTGGACGCCCAACAAGGCCCTGGGCCTGACCGGCGTGCGCGCGGCCTACGCCATCGCGCCCGATGCGGCGCAGGCCGCCGCCGTGCAGGCGCTGGCGCCATCCTGGCCGCTGGGGGCGGACGGCGTGGCGCTGCTCGGCACGTGGACAGGCGAGGGCGCGCAGGCCTGGCTGGCCCGCTCGCTCGCCACGCTGCGCGCCTGGAAGGCCGCGCAACTGCGGCTGTGCGCCGCGCTGGGCTGGGCCGTGGTGCCGGGCAGCCAGGCCAACTATTTCACGGCGCGGCTGCCGCTGGCCGTGGCCGATGTGGCGCCCGCGCTGCAGGCGCTGCGCGCGCAGGGCGTGAAGCTGCGCGACTGTGCCTCGTTCGGGCTGCCGGGCCATGTGCGCCTGGGCGTGCTGGGGCCGGGGGCGCAGCGGGCGCTGCGCTCCGCGTGGATGCTCCTGATTGTATAG